The DNA sequence AATTCTTTCTGTTTCCATTTGAAATGTGTTAGGAAGTTGGAATTCACCAATCTATTCAAGCAGGACAacttcgaaagaaaaaaaaaaacaaagtttgcAGTGATAATGTAGGATTAACATTTGATCTCTCACTCTCCAGCATCCACCGTccaactgagagagagagagagagagagttttctgCATGATTCATGCACGCAATAACATATGAGGAATTCACCCAATTAACAATTGTGCATGCCTTGGGTATGGGAATGGACAAAAGTCGGGTTATGGAGCATATTTTATAAGGTAAGCAGAATATGCTCAATGTCCTCATTACATATATCATCAAATGAACCAAAAAATGACTTTAGCCTTGATTCCTTAACTcttaccatttaatttaatatacaGCAAGAGGCACTTGGCCTTAGATTCCCCTGAAGGGACACTTCTCTTGAATCTAACTCCCTCTCGAGTATATGTCTAGAACATAGAGTGATACACTGCATGTAGATATACAACTAGACgaacatttgataaaaaaaaaaagtttttcacCAATTATATATTAACATGTGATGTCCTACCTCGTGTTCtcaacacattaaaaaatctctcatctcTCTAGACTTTTCCTTTGACTTATCACAACCTCACCTTCCACTTCCAAGCATCTATATTCCATGCCCAGCTTGTAGAACTCCTTTGAATCCAAAAATAATATACGACCTtgagcaaaaaagaaaaatataacgCATATCATGTTGAAGCTTCATCAATTCTGATAAAAAAACCCTAGACATTTACACAGACTCATTATAATATTTACTATCCCGCATCAAACTGCATATATTTCCCATCTGTGAGctaaggaaactttaacgaaaaactcccggtacgttcactttaacgaaaaaccacatttttacactaaaaagtcaattctagtactattcactttaccatttattacCCTCATGATAGGCCATTCTCTAGAAAGATAAGTTATAAAAGTGGAGAATATACTAGCACATATCATATtctataaaatatttaaaactaATTAAGTTAAAATTATGGTGCCTAATTGTCCGGAATACGATGGAATATTCGGATGTGGACCAAACCATAGTGGTattacatatttattttgttttattatattaaacaaaaaattgaatggCAATGTGATAAGTTAAAAAATTAGCTCCAACCACACCTTGTCGGGTTTCTTGTGTTGACCTAGTTGGACATGCATTCCTAAAGCCACCACGTATTAATTAGAAAATacagaattttaacgaaaaatttcaTGTACTGTttaatttaacgaaaaatcatatttctacattaaaaaatcaatcatggtattattcactttactatTTATTATGTCCgtattgttaaaacttaaagttctttttcgttagttttcattAGAAAAATAATCACCACCAATACCAATTTGCCATGCAGGCATTCAATAATTCCAAATATTGTTTACGATAATCTCACTTTGTTTTCTATACATGAAATCTTAGAGGTTGCTCAAGATGTTGAAAGTCTATGGTGGATTGTCGTGGTTTCATCACCAGATAATctcatttttatatatataaaaaaaaaaaacaatcaagaTGTTGAAAGGCTTATGTCTCATATATCGCGGATGTGAACATTGTGAGCAATTATTTTGTCGTTAAGCTAATCTAAATTGATGTTTATTGCCGAATAATGACGGGTAAAAGTTGATTTACGTGTCATGATTATCACGcttaatttgtagttttgttTAAAGGTTTGGTGATCTCTACAAACGAGTACAAAGTATAGGACAAATACTAAGGGCTTGATTTTAGAGATTTGCATTATTGTTCATCTTCTTAAgtatttgcaaaaaaaaaaaaaaaaaaaaaaaaatatatatatatatatatatatatatcttcttAAAATACACGTTACAATTTCGCTTCAAATGATCAGTATATATataccaaggaagaaaatatcggtaatatcggtagtccgaaaacacggaaatatcaatggaaatatcgggataatatcgatatcgataaaaattacatggaaaccacggaaattgtaagaaaaacttggaaatttttattgaaactttgtaggatgtttatttagtcaattatctattagtttatcacaaaaaattggaaagaaatgcattgcatgatggatttaacattatcaagttgattatatagcgagctgacaaacattgtgagtgtagaaaatatgtagtaattaatgaaagaagtctaaacacaccataatcatttatatataatgaattagtacaatattttacactttatatattttacactttagtacaatattttacactttagtacaatattttacattttatactttagtacaatatttggatCATTGGATCAGAGAGCTAGAGacaggttttgaattatttggatCATTGGATCAGAGAGCTAGAGacaggttttgaattatttggatcattggattctttttttttctcacacgccaccacacacacagagatcgaAATTCGAGACCCcccacaccacacacgcacacagagaATAAGCTCAGTCTCTCAATCCTTCCTTCTCTCTTATGAGTCTTCTCCcttcccttctcccttctccagttctcccacacacacacagagacatcATCTCTCGATCCATCGGCGCGATCCTCCTCGTCTGCGTCTCCCTCTGCTCATCCTGCGACCTCTACCTCTCCCGTGACCTCTACGTCCTGGTGTTTCGCGACCCAAAAGCTTGGGCAAACGCGTACAGAGCCTGCGAGTCCAAGATCGTCGAACAGTGCGAGGCCGGTGCCAGGATCGCGTGAGCCATTAGCTCATCGGAAAAGTGTAAGCCCCGTGGTGGCGAGCTCTGATTGGCCTGACTTGAATGACTTGAAGCAGAGGGAACAGTGCgaggagagagaaatggagggGTGTTTGACGGCGGCGAAAGAGAAGTGCGGCGGGTTCGCGAATGAGAAGTGCTTGAAACCCTTCAGAGAAGCGTGGATTGCAGGGGTGAATGTGAAGCAGGCTGATAGATTGGTCTGCTGGGGGACTCTGGCGGATCCGACTTCGTGGCTCAACTTGATTGGATTGGAAAAGTTGGGGGTTTTGGGTTCAGCAATGAATTATAGGGCTGGTGAATTGTTTGGTTCGGATAGTGAGTCCCGCGACCTCTACCTCTCTTCCGTCGGCGTCGCCGTCTACTCCATTGGCGTTGGCGTCGAATTTCAAGCAATGtcgcgataatatcgctaatatcgcgatattagcgataatatcgatattatcttgATTTTTTGACGAAAACCTATTGGATGTGCGTGTAAATATCGGACTCcgaaaaaaacgataatatcggtgaaatatcgccgatattatcgatttttatACCctgatatatacacacacacacgacgTGTTGATATGTCAGTATTTCACAATAATTTTCCGTCCAAAAAAGTCACCCAAACCCTAATCCATAAACTCAACTTGATACGTGGTGGATTTATTGGAAAACACTATACATATGTACGCACATGTTTTTGATGTACATCTACctaactattttttattttttcttaaaggGACTAGCGGGTTGTTTCGCCACAACAATCTACCATTTTGAGGGATCGGAAAGATTCATAGAGAAATTTCAATATTCCATGACcaccatcgtgtgattcaccaGTGTTAGGAATCGAATGCAAGATGTGCCACGCAGAATATGGGTATGAAATTCCATCCATCAAACCATTAAGTTTTCTCATTATCTTTCTTCTTTGGAGCGAAAGAACAAGGAATAATCGCATGAGGTTTAGTCTCGACGCAACCACATTTTCGATGTTTAATTTGGGGGCAACAATGGCCAAACAGAAAAGATTTGAGCAGATCAACATCTGTGaattacaaaaagaaaacaTCTGTGATTTTGCTTATTTTCTTGGGTAGGAAGATTTCTCATGGGTCAAGATTAATATTTTGTTCccacttttatatttttttggaagACTTTgaagtaaagaagaatattatTCCCCTTCCTCTTTGAAGTAAAGTTGTCAATAAAGCTACAACTCCTTCCTCAAGTAATATACCTATGAATAGACCAATCCTTCTCACCAAACCTTGTTTTAGTGTCTGACCAGTTGGACAAATTCAGATGTGGAATATTAGTCACTTGTACGATGAAGTAATTATCATGTTAATGATTCGTTTGGTTTAATTATCACGTTAACAATCTATTTGGTTCGTAAAATGCGTTATCGTTACGTGATGAAATCTAATTATGAAATCAATTTTTAAGAGCCCATGTAAACAAAATTTGCCGGTAAAGGAAATGATGCCCAAGAGTTTTTAAATCATGTTGAGATAAACTATgtattttgtgcatcaacatatgtcaccaatatgtgtgtgtatatatatatatatatatatatatatatatatatatatatatatatatatatatatatatataggaattgcttaaggggagggatccccattttttaaaaaaaaatggggacacgctccccaccgttagattgactttaatgaaattgtgtggttgagattaaaacacaggccataaaatctcaaccacatgatttcattaaagtcaatctaacggtggggagtgtatccccattttttcaaaaaaaatggggatccctccccttaagctccctgtatatatatatatatatatatatatatatatatatatatatatatattctcctcGCATCCAGATAACTCAAACCAGCCAAAGTCGTACGTATTCGTTAGACTTCCATATTCACTGTCAGCTAAGAAACCTACCATTCAAAAGCCAGGCTACACATATCTACATACACATATAACAAACAATATAACAGAATGTTGCGATTGGCGTGATCGAGCctctgaatttttttatttggtttgctTCCAACTTATGTAATATAAATTTATTCAACTTCAAGAACTTTCACTGTCATTGTCCCACATCCAACACCTCTACATATTCAAACTTCATGAAACAACAGGAGGGAAAAACAAAAGGGTAAAAAGAAAAAGTCAGAATAATTGGTGTGGTAAATCAGAAACGACTCTACAAGGCTGGTTACAAAAAATTTACACCATTCTCACATTCTAACAAATCTAAACCACAGGGGAAGCAGGGGTGTGAGTGGAGGATGACGTAGCAGTCGAATTGGAGTGACCGCGGCCTTCGCTGTGGCTGACCCTTTCGTCTGAATGAAAGGGTTTGGGTTGCTTTGGCCGCGGTCTTTGGATTGGTGGTGAGACCTGTGTGACAGCAGGAGGAGTTGAAGCCAAAGGTGCATATATTCCATTGGCTGCCTCCCCAGAAGCAGTGGTTGCTGCCATTGCTGCGTACTCCTGGGGTGGCACCCAAATGCCTCCCACAACCACAAATTGCGGTGCTGGTGCGCCGCTGTTACTGTTGCCGTGCATTGTTGGAGTTGGTCTTCGAGTATGTAAACGATATTTCTGCGAACAACAAAACATGATCGAAATTAGACTCTGACGAATCGGCTAAATGAAAATTCACAATTTGTTAATGATTCTTCAAGATAACGCATGCTTCTTATGTCACTATTTTTTAAGGACATCCACGCCTGCTTGCACATAGAGAGGCACCTAATTAAAATTCATCACTAACAGCAtgcaaaatgatttccaatttctGTCATGTATGTGTAAAATTTTATTCACACCAACCAAATTATGATTAAAAACAGATGGATAATCACATATACAAACCTGCAAATGGCTTTTGACTTCATCATTAGTAAGCCCATCAACCTTCATTAACTCTCTAATTTGTTTTGGTGTAGCAGCtgcaagaaaaaaaaccaatcaCATAACGCATTAAACACACATCCAATACATCCCAATCCAATCAGATATTCATCCAATCATATAAAATAACATATCCCACTAAATTAATCTCAACTGCATACCATGTGAACCACCAAGCTGTTGAAGAGCATGCAAGAACCGGCGGTGCAACTCCGGTGACCAGTTTCGCCTTTGTTTCCTCTGACCTTGTccatctttctcttctttcttgttGCTCCCACCACTGCCTCCACTCGCGGTGTCCGTGGTGGAACTAGTAGCCGGAGCCGAAGACGGTTCTTTAGCCACCGGTCCATTTGTCTTTCCAATGCTTTTTTCCCTTTGGAAAGGCTGAAAAGCACCCCCATTTCTCTTCACCTCCATCACTAAAGCCTTTCTAGGCAATTCCTGCAATTACCAAACACCCAAAAATCAATACTTTCCACTCCTCCACCTCAAATTTTATAAGCAACCAAATAAAAGGGCAGTCacaaaattcaataaaattgaTGAAGGTGGAGTCTTTTTTTATACCTCTTTGAGTGGTGCATCTGGGGTTGTATTCCACAGCTGTACAGATCTAAGCCAGTCTGGTTTTTTCTTATCATCCTTCTCAGTGTCCTTAGCCTCCTGAGACTCTTGAACTTCATCCTCATCACTGTCTGAAGATGAAATCCGTTTTAATGGAATGAATTCCTCAAAAACATGCCCCTCACTTGAAGTCTGCTCAGAACACTCAGATTGTCCATGCAGGTAATCTGCGGTTGTATCTGAAATCTGCTGCCTGCACCTCTCAATagctaccaaaaaaaaaaatccaattcagAAAACAAAAACCAGAACAATTCAAGCAAAAGAAACGAAGTTTCCGACTCAGAACACAAAAATTAAGCTGAAATTTGAAAAGGGTCTGTGTTCTCCGTAGTACCTTGGGTGACAAGCTCCAAGCAGATAGGGAGCTCCCTCTGGAAAACTTGAATCTTATTCCTCTCCTCCTCCAAAGCCTTGACATACTCACGGAAACCCAACTTTGCAGAAGTCTGC is a window from the Malus domestica chromosome 16, GDT2T_hap1 genome containing:
- the LOC103402722 gene encoding transcription factor HHO3-like, giving the protein MESTGEMQTSAKLGFREYVKALEEERNKIQVFQRELPICLELVTQAIERCRQQISDTTADYLHGQSECSEQTSSEGHVFEEFIPLKRISSSDSDEDEVQESQEAKDTEKDDKKKPDWLRSVQLWNTTPDAPLKEELPRKALVMEVKRNGGAFQPFQREKSIGKTNGPVAKEPSSAPATSSTTDTASGGSGGSNKKEEKDGQGQRKQRRNWSPELHRRFLHALQQLGGSHAATPKQIRELMKVDGLTNDEVKSHLQKYRLHTRRPTPTMHGNSNSGAPAPQFVVVGGIWVPPQEYAAMAATTASGEAANGIYAPLASTPPAVTQVSPPIQRPRPKQPKPFHSDERVSHSEGRGHSNSTATSSSTHTPASPVV